The Candidatus Cybelea sp. DNA segment CCGTCGTCAACGGCTCTAAGTAGACCGCATCCGCGATCTCGGGATCGGTCATGATCGTGGCGGGGTTCGAGTTGACGAGGACGACTCGATGGCCTTCCTCACGCAGCGCGCGGCACGCTTGAACGCCGGCGTAGTCGAATTCGGCGGCCTGCCCGATGACGATCGGTCCCGAGCCGATGACCATGACGTTCCGCCGCGACACTTCGGGCCTCTGTGTTTGGGGAGCGGTGCTGCGGTCCCTATCGGCTACGGCTGCAGGAGGCGCCTGCGCCAATCGCCGCCGCGGCGTTCGTAGGCCGTGCGCTCGTGCATCCGATTGGGGCGGCCCTGCCAAAACTCGAAGTAGTCCGGTACGAGCAAATAACCGCCCCAGGAGTGCGGACGCGGGACTTCTTCCCCTTCGAAGCGCTGCTCGAAGTGCTCGTAGCGCTCGGATAGCAGCGCGTGCGACTCGATCTCGGCGCTCTGTTCGGAGGCCCACGCAGCAAGCTGGTGCCCGCGCGGGCGCGCCGCGAAATACTCGTCCGACTCGCTCTCGGCGAGCTGCTTCACCTCACCCTCGACACGAGCTTGGCGCTCGATCCACGGCCAGTAGAACGTTACGGCCGCAAAAGGATTTGCCGCGAGATCCTCCGCCTTGCGGCTTCCGTACGAGGTGTAGAAGCGCAGGCCGCGATCGTCGAGTCCGCGCAGCAGGACCATGCGGGCGGACGGGCGCGCCCGAGCGTCGGCGGTTGCCAAGCACATTGCGATTGCCTCCAAGCGGCTGCCGCCGCCGGCATCGGCGATCCATCCGTTCAAGAGTTCGATCGGCGAGTTCACGGATACCGGCCCAAGCCGAATCCCAGCAGAAACGCGACGAGCATGCCGAGCGCGCCCGCAACGGCAAACGGCACGGATGCATCGACGTGCTGTTTCTGCAGCGAGGTGATGCGGCCCAGGCGCGCGAGCGCGTCGCGCAGCTGCGCGGCATTCTCGACGCGCGCGTACGCGCCGCCGCTGGCACCTGCGTAGCTGCGCAGCGCTTCCTCATCGATCGTGGCTTCTTGGTTCGTCCCGGGGATGAGTCCGCCGTTGGGCGTCCCGATGCCGACGGTATATATCGGAATGTGATGTGCGCCGAGGTATTGCGCCACTTCCGCGGGATCGGTTCCGCTGTTGTTGACGCCGTCGGTGATCAAGATAACGACCCGGTGCCCGCGCGGCGGGAGCTGGCGCGCCGCCATCGCGAGCGCGTCGCCGATCGCCGTCGCGCCGTTGGGCGCGGGAATCTCATCGAGCCCGGCGATCACCGCCTGATGGTCGGCGCTGAGCGGAACGACGACGCCCGCCGCACCCGCAAAAGCAATCACGCCGATCTTCGTGCCCGGTGGGCTCTCGCCGATGAAGGCTCGGGCCGCTGCCTTCGACGCCGCGGCGCGTGTCGGAAAGACATCGGTCGACGACATCGAGCCCGACGTATCGATACAGATGAAGACGCTCCCGTCGCGCGCCGGAAGGTAGAGCGAGAGGTGCGGACCGCTTGCCCCGAGCACGACGGCGCCCAGCGCCACGATCCAAAGAGCCTGTAGGGCGCGCGGGATCCACGCTCGCGGCTTCGCGGCTTGCGCGAAGAAGGTGACGCTGCTGTAAGCAAGGTCTTGCGAGGTCGCGCGCCGCTGCAGCAGCGCGTAGAGAAAGCCGAACGCGATCAACGCGACGATCCCCACCACCAGACGAATCGGATGATCGAAGCTCACGAGCGTAAACCAAAGGCGGCTAAGAGCGAACCGCGCCCGCTCTCTTCGCGCAGCACGCCGGTTCGCCAGTTCGCGGTTTCGAAGCGGCGAAGCAGGGTTGCTTCGCGCGCGCGCACCGCCGCGTGATACGACGCGCGCTCGCGCTTTCCAATGTAGCCACGCAGTTCGCCGCCCTCGGCGCCGCGCAGACGAACGATCCCGGCCAGCGGCAGCTGCTCGTACCAAGGATCGCGCGCCAAGAGCGCAGTGCAATCGAAACGCGACCCGAGATCGGCCAGCTCGCGATCGAACTGCTCGCCAAGGTCGTACCAATCGGAGATCGCTAAGAGCGCCGTGCCGCGCGGCAGAGCCGCGCGCGCAGTGCGCAGCGTGCGCCCCAAGTCGAACTCGTCCGCGGCGTCGCGGTGCGCGACGGCCCGTCGTGAGCCGCGCTGGAGCGCCGCCGGCGTGATATTCGCGCCGTCGACGCGAATGCAGCGATCGTCCGACATTGCGGCCCCGAACCAATCGTCCAGCGCCTCGCGTCCGGCCGCCAGCAGCGGGCGGCGCCGGCCGACGCACATCGAGCCTGAGGTGTCGAGAATGACGGCGAGCGTGAGCGTGACGTCCTCGAGCACGACGCGCGACTGCAGCTCGCCCGAGCGCGCGGTGGAGGCCCAGTCGATGCGCCGCACGTCGTCTCCCGGCACGTACGATCGCAGCTCGACAAACTCGTAGCCGTCGCCGCGATAGATCGTCGGCGAGCCGGCGCCGAAGTGACGCGGCCGCCGGCGCGCGCGCAGAAGCGCCTCTCGGAGCGTCATTCCCCTACGGTGCGGGAACCGCGGCGATCATGGCGGCGATCACCTCGTCGGCGGCGATGTTTTCGGTTGCGAGCCGGTAATTGAAGCCGATTCGATGGCGCAGCGTGGCCGCCGCCACCGCGCGCACGTCGTCGGGCAGCGCAAAGTCCCGGCCGTCGAGCAGCGCCCGTCCGCGCGCGAGGAAGGCCAGCGCCAGCGTCGCCCGCGGGCTCGCGCCGTAGTCGATCAGCTCCGAGGCGCGATGCGTCGCGCCTCCACTCGAACGTACGGACACCCCCTCCGCCTCGCGTGTAATCGCCACCAGGTCGACGATGTAGCGCTTGAGTTTCTCGTCGATGTGCACTTCGTGCGCTGCGGCGCGCCAGCTGCGAACGTCGTCGAGCGTCGCCACCGCGCGTACCGGCTGCGTATCGGCTAGCGCAAAGCGATCGAGGATCTCGCGTTCCTGATCGCGGGTCGGATATCCGACGTTGATCTTCATCAAAAAGCGGTCCATCTGGGCGATCGGCAGCGCGTAGGTCCCCTCGGAATCCAGCGGATTCATCGTCGCCATGACGACGAACGGGTCGGGCAGCGCGTGCGACTGCGGTCCGATCGTTACTTGGCGCTCTTGCATCGCTTCCAGCAGCGCCGACTGCACCTTCGCCGGTGCGCGGTTGATCTCGTCGGCGAGCACGACGTTGGCAAAGATCGGGCCGAGCACCGTTGCGAAGCTGCTCTCCCGCTGATCGAAGATCCGCGTGCCGACGATGTCGCTGGGGAGCAGATCGGGCGTGAACTGAACCCGTTTGAACTCGCCTTCGAGCGCGGCGGCCAGCGACCGGC contains these protein-coding regions:
- a CDS encoding DUF58 domain-containing protein codes for the protein MTLREALLRARRRPRHFGAGSPTIYRGDGYEFVELRSYVPGDDVRRIDWASTARSGELQSRVVLEDVTLTLAVILDTSGSMCVGRRRPLLAAGREALDDWFGAAMSDDRCIRVDGANITPAALQRGSRRAVAHRDAADEFDLGRTLRTARAALPRGTALLAISDWYDLGEQFDRELADLGSRFDCTALLARDPWYEQLPLAGIVRLRGAEGGELRGYIGKRERASYHAAVRAREATLLRRFETANWRTGVLREESGRGSLLAAFGLRS
- a CDS encoding MoxR family ATPase is translated as MIAAREPGDLRAALAKTIVGQEAVIEGLLLALLCNGHVLLEGPPGLAKTLACRSLAAALEGEFKRVQFTPDLLPSDIVGTRIFDQRESSFATVLGPIFANVVLADEINRAPAKVQSALLEAMQERQVTIGPQSHALPDPFVVMATMNPLDSEGTYALPIAQMDRFLMKINVGYPTRDQEREILDRFALADTQPVRAVATLDDVRSWRAAAHEVHIDEKLKRYIVDLVAITREAEGVSVRSSGGATHRASELIDYGASPRATLALAFLARGRALLDGRDFALPDDVRAVAAATLRHRIGFNYRLATENIAADEVIAAMIAAVPAP
- a CDS encoding VWA domain-containing protein, with translation MSFDHPIRLVVGIVALIAFGFLYALLQRRATSQDLAYSSVTFFAQAAKPRAWIPRALQALWIVALGAVVLGASGPHLSLYLPARDGSVFICIDTSGSMSSTDVFPTRAAASKAAARAFIGESPPGTKIGVIAFAGAAGVVVPLSADHQAVIAGLDEIPAPNGATAIGDALAMAARQLPPRGHRVVILITDGVNNSGTDPAEVAQYLGAHHIPIYTVGIGTPNGGLIPGTNQEATIDEEALRSYAGASGGAYARVENAAQLRDALARLGRITSLQKQHVDASVPFAVAGALGMLVAFLLGFGLGRYP
- the pdxH gene encoding pyridoxamine 5'-phosphate oxidase; protein product: MNSPIELLNGWIADAGGGSRLEAIAMCLATADARARPSARMVLLRGLDDRGLRFYTSYGSRKAEDLAANPFAAVTFYWPWIERQARVEGEVKQLAESESDEYFAARPRGHQLAAWASEQSAEIESHALLSERYEHFEQRFEGEEVPRPHSWGGYLLVPDYFEFWQGRPNRMHERTAYERRGGDWRRRLLQP